The Salminus brasiliensis chromosome 8, fSalBra1.hap2, whole genome shotgun sequence genome has a window encoding:
- the spc25 gene encoding kinetochore protein Spc25 has translation MASIKDPDVVEQFSSKLEEIRTKLLKQAMGEAMNEATAQFCQGHKQYMKSVLDTCVKKCKEDETMFETIQAYSEDLKAKHSVMKEKNAECPEISEEIEDKERHKELLIEKIEKLKQEQVKSRELLHSQNKANKDRLKNLNKTKDIFQERLSLEIRKIQGEKLQFIFRNINHENPESAYTFLLRINEDGVYQIVSCDPQLVQMGYLERRLQETNNFSAFLANVRKEFVALHNATKTA, from the exons ATGGCGTCCATAAAGGATCCTGACGTGGTGGAGCAGTTCAGCAGCAAGCTGGAGGAGATTAGGACGAAGCTGCTGAAACAGGCGATGGGAGAAGCGATGAACGAGGCGACGGCGCAGTTCTGTCAGGGACACAAGCAGTACATGAAGTCTGTTCTCG ATACGTGCGTGAAGAAATGCAAGGAAGATGAAACTATGTTTGAAACTATACAAGCATACTCAGAAG ATTTGAAAGCCAAGCATTCTGTCATGAAGGAAAAGAATGCAGAATGCCCTGAAATTTCAGAAGAGATTGAGGACAAGGAAAGACATAAAGAACTCCTAATTGAGAAGATTGAGAAGCTCAAGCAGGAACAAGTTAAAAGCAGAGAAT TGCTTCACTCGCAAAACAAAGCCAATAAAGACAGGCTGAAGAACCTGAACAAGACGAAGGATATCTTTCAGGAACGGTTAAGTCTTGAGATCAGAAAAATCCAGG GTGAGAAGCTCCAGTTCATCTTCAGAAACATCAACCATGAAAATCCAGAAAGTGCTTACACCTTCCTTTTAAGGATAAATGAGGATGGTGTGTATCAAA TTGTTTCCTGTGATCCTCAACTGGTGCAGATGGGTTATCTGGAGCGTAGGCTGCAGGAGACCAACAACTTCTCTGCCTTTCTCGCCAATGTCAGGAAAGAGTTTGTGGCACTACACAACGCTACAAAGACTGCCTGA
- the nostrin gene encoding nostrin, with protein sequence MKEPLGTCTYSLLYEDLKRFSKNGESFCKELVTVFQQRSELEINYAKGLQKLAGKLVKVSKAMSNNSTYNAWSLVSNEMFSIADAHRILGHALQQDAILEIRQILDEHTKRKKPLDNTIEKSGKLVVTNWNEQLKVKKKLTGLTREHEALFSFVEKNKQICTEKEKQKMFNRLTKSAELQAKVDDEYFNMNMDGHKIRLKWENTLKTCYQIIQELEKQRIEALCSTLNKYSLHMSSYSQTLLHSEKQTQEAIGRVDVEKDLQTLVEDTCVTADDNQAEFLMADYFEEDGKTIMGKERRRDALKVKLQRLEEWITRTKEDKEGLEKTATSYQSTPDMGQKNLEETEQMLDASTLKLDLLEATHCKLHQALMDLEGKPRPLHRFSDCITKFKDKDCDHSIVKLSRPVKIKKTPFRSRQSFRTSIMYKGPAKNGTSRQDLAPSTGAGTASAQLSHTEPQTTELNGALPHSEDEAGKGAGLCSIGKCKALYDFSSERTDELNIKEGDLLNILQKDDSGWWYGELNGERGHFPSTYIEELPIINVPKSSDA encoded by the exons ATGAAGGAGCCACTAGGCACTTGCACT TACAGCCTGCTGTACGAGGACCTCAAGAGATTCTCAAAAAATGGGGAGTCTTTTTGCAAAGAACTTGTAACAGTTTTCCAGCAAAG ATCTGAGCTGGAGATCAACTATGCCAAAGGGCTGCAGAAGCTGGCAGGGAAACTCGTCAAAGTGTCCAAAGCAATGAGTAACAA CTCAACGTACAATGCATGGTCCCTTGTCTCAAACGAGATGTTCTCCATAGCAGATGCACACAG AATACTGGGGCATGCACTCCAACAAGATGCCATTCTGGAAATCCGGCAGATCCTGGATGAACACACCAAAAGGAAGAAACCA CTGGACAATACCATTGAAAAATCTGGAAAACTTGTTGTTACGAACTGGAATGAGCAACTAAAG gtgaAGAAAAAGCTGACTGGTTTAACCAGAGAGCATGAGGCACTTTTCAGTTTTGTGGAAAAGAACAAACAGATCTGCACTGAGAAAGAGAAGCAAAAG ATGTTTAACAGGCTGACAAAGTCGGCAGAGCTTCAAGCCAAGGTTGATGATGAGTACTTCAATATGAACATGGATGGCCATAAGATTAGACTGAAGTGGGAGAACACCCTCAAAACCTGCTATCAG ATCATTCAAGAACTCGAGAAGCAAAGGATAGAGGCTCTGTGCAGCACACTGAATAAGTACAGTCTCCACATGTCCAGCTATAGCCAAACGCTTCTTCAT AGTGAGAAACAGACTCAGGAAGCCATCGGTCGAGTGGATGTTGAGAAAGACCTCCAAACTCTAGTGGAAGACACCTGTGTTACAGCAGATGATAATCAGGCTGAATTTCTGATGGCTGATTATTTT GAGGAGGATGGGAAGACAATAATGGGGAAAGAAAGAAGGCGAGATGCTTTAAAGGTTAAACTCCAGCGACTGGAGGAATGGATCACAAGAACTAAGGAAGATAAAGAAG GGTTGGAGAAAACAGCGACATCCTATCAAAGCACACCGGACATGGGTCAAAAAAACCTGGAGGAAACTGAGCAGATGCTTGATGCG TCCACTTTAAAACTGGACCTTTTGGAGGCCACACACTGCAAACTACACCAAGCTCTGATGGATTTAGAGGGAAAACCAAGGCCTTTACATCGGTTCAGTGACTGCATCACAAAATTCAAAGATAAG GATTGTGATCACAGCATAGTCAAACTGTCACGACCAGTTAAGATCAAAAAGACACCGTTCAGATCACGGCAGTCTTTTAGAACTTCAATCATGTATAAAGGCCCTGCTAAAAATGGAACATCCCGCCAGGACCTTGCTCCATCTACAGGGGCTGGCACTGCATCCGCACAACTCAGCCACACAGAGCCTCAGACAACTGAGCTTAATGGAGCGCTGCCCCACTCTGAAGATGAAGCTGGCAAAG GTGCTGGGCTCTGCAGTATTGGTAAATGTAAGGCATTATATGACTTCTCATCAGAGAGAACAGACGAGTTAAACATTAAGGAAG GAGATCTTCTTAACATCCTTCAGAAGGATGACAGCGGATGGTGGTATGGAGAACTTAATGGGGAGAGAGGTCACTTTCCCTCTACATATATTGAGGAGCTGCCCATCATAAATGTACCAAAGTCTTCTGATGCTTAA